A window of the Brassica oleracea var. oleracea cultivar TO1000 chromosome C1, BOL, whole genome shotgun sequence genome harbors these coding sequences:
- the LOC106308565 gene encoding monosaccharide-sensing protein 2: protein MSGAVLVAVAAAIGNLLQGWDNATIAGAVLYIKKEFHLESNPSMEGLIVAMSLIGATLITTWSGGVADWLGRRPMLILSSVLYFVGSLVMLWSPNVYVLLFGRLLDGFGVGLVVTLVPIYISETAPPEIRGLLNTLPQFAGSGGMFLSYCMVFGMSLMPSPSWRLMLGVLFVPSLVFFFLTIFFLPESPRWLVSKGRMLEAKRVLQRLRGREDVSGEMALLVEGLGIGGETTIEEYIIGPADDVADDLDIAVDKDQIKLYGAEEGLSWVARPVKGGSTVSVLSRLGSTMSRRQGSLVDPLVTLFGSVHEKMPETGSMRSALFPHFGSMFSVGGNQPRNEEWDEENLVGEGEDYPTDRGEDSDDDLHSPLISRQTTSMEKDMHSGQGPLSTFRHGSQVQGAHGEGGGAGSMGIGGGWQVAWKWTEREDESGQKEGGFKRIYLHQEGFPGSRRGSIVSLPGGGEGTGEAEFVQASALVSQPALYSKDLLREHTIGPAMVHPSETVKGSLWHDLQDPGVKRALFVGVGLQILQQFSGINGVLYYTPQILEQAGVGILLSNLGISSSSSSLLISALTTFVMLPAIAVAMRLMDLSGRRTLLLTTIPILIASLIVLVISNLVHMNSIVHAVLSTVSVVLYFCFFVMGFGPTPNILCSEIFPTRVRGICIAICALTFWICDIIVTYSLPVLLKSIGLAGVFGMYAVVCCISWAFVYLKVPETKGMPLEVITEFFSLGARQAEAEKNN from the exons ATGAGTGGAGCTGTGCTTGTTGCTGTTGCTGCTGCTATTGGCAACTTGTTACAAGGATGGGACAACGCAACTATTGCAG GAGCTGTGTTGTACATAAAGAAGGAGTTTCATCTAGAGAGTAACCCATCAATGGAAGGCTTGATTGTGGCCATGTCACTTATTGGTGCTACTCTGATCACAACATGGTCTGGAGGAGTAGCTGATTGGCTTGGTCGCCGTCCCATGCTCATACTCTCATCAGTTCTATACTTCGTTGGTTCTCTAGTGATGCTTTGGTCTCCAAATGTTTATGTGCTGCTTTTCGGAAGGTTGCTAGATGGGTTTGGGGTCGGACTTGTGGTCACGCTTGTTCCTATCTATATATCTGAAACTGCGCCTCCCGAGATAAGAGGACTGTTGAATACGCTTCCGCAGTTCGCTGGCTCTGGAGGGATGTTCTTGTCTTACTGTATGGTTTTCGGAATGTCTTTGATGCCATCTCCTAGCTGGAGGTTGATGCTTGGTGTCCTTTTTGTGCCTTCGCTTGTGTTTTTCTTCCTCACAATCTTCTTCTTGCCTGAGTCTCCGAGGTGGCTAGTGAGTAAAGGTCGAATGCTTGAAGCGAAGAGGGTTCTTCAGAGGCTACGTGGTCGAGAAGATGTGTCCG GTGAGATGGCTTTGTTGGTCGAGGGACTTGGGATTGGAGGTGAAACAACCATAGAGGAATATATAATCGGTCCTGCGGATGACGTTGCTGATGATCTTGACATAGCTGTGGATAAGGATCAGATTAAGCTGTACGGTGCGGAAGAAGGGCTGAGTTGGGTTGCTAGGCCAGTCAAAGGAGGAAGCACTGTGAGTGTTCTGTCTCGCCTCGGAAGTACAATGAGCAGGAGGCAAGGCTCCTTGGTCGATCCACTTGTCACACTCTTTGGGAGCGTTCACGAGAAGATGCCGGAGACTGGAAGCATGAGGAGTGCCTTGTTCCCACATTTTGGGAGTATGTTCAGCGTAGGAGGGAATCAACCGAGGAATGAGGAATGGGATGAAGAGAATCTTGTCGGAGAAGGTGAGGACTATCCAACAGACCGTGGAGAAGATTCTGATGATGATCTACATTCTCCGTTGATCTCACGTCAGACAACAAGCATGGAGAAAGACATGCACTCAGGTCAGGGACCTCTTTCTACCTTCAGACATGGGAGCCAAGTGCAGGGAGCTCACGGGGAAGGAGGAGGAGCGGGGAGTATGGGGATTGGAGGTGGATGGCAAGTGGCGTGGAAATGGACTGAAAGAGAAGATGAGTCAGGACAGAAAGAAGGTGGGTTTAAGAGGATTTACTTGCATCAAGAAGGCTTCCCTGGATCTCGACGTGGCTCCATTGTTTCATTGCCTGGAGGAGGTGAAGGAACCGGTGAGGCAGAGTTTGTACAAGCGTCTGCTTTGGTTAGCCAACCGGCTCTTTACTCCAAAGACCTTCTCAGGGAACATACGATTGGTCCTGCCATGGTTCATCCATCCGAAACAGTTAAAGGGTCACTCTGGCATGATCTTCAGGATCCTGGAGTCAAACGTGCTCTATTCGTAGGAGTTGGTCTACAGATACTTCAACAG TTCTCAGGCATCAATGGAGTTCTTTATTACACACCTCAAATCCTAGAGCAGGCAGGTGTTGGGATTCTACTATCAAACTTGGGGATTAGTTCTTCCTCATCATCTCTACTTATAAGTGCATTGACAACCTTTGTGATGTTACCTGCAATAGCTGTTGCAATGAGGCTCATGGATCTCTCTGGTCGAAG GACGTTACTGCTCACTACGATTCCAATCTTGATAGCATCTCTAATAGTCTTAGTAATCTCGAATCTAGTCCACATGAACAGCATTGTCCACGCGGTCTTATCAACAGTAAGCGTTGTTCTCTACTTCTGTTTCTTCGTGATGGGTTTCGGTCCTACTCCAAACATCCTCTGCTCAGAGATCTTCCCAACTCGAGTACGTGGAATCTGCATAGCCATTTGTGCTCTCACGTTCTGGATATGTGACATTATCGTCACTTACAGTCTCCCTGTACTGCTTAAATCCATTGGACTTGCTGGTGTGTTTGGAATGTATGCAGTCGTCTGTTGCATCTCGTGGGCCTTTGTGTACCTTAAAGTCCCTGAAACTAAAGGGATGCCGCTTGAAGTCATCACTGAGTTCTTCTCTCTTGGAGCTAGACAAGCTGAAGCTGAAAAAAACAACTGA
- the LOC106312102 gene encoding glutamate receptor 3.2 — translation MFWVLALLSSFIVLSGDGLLSEGASSRPHDINVGAIFSLSTLYGQVADIAMKAAEDDVNSDPTFLNGSKLRILMYDAKRNGFLSIMKALQFMETDSVAIIGPQTSIMAHVLSYLGNELHVPMCSFTALDPSLSPLQFPFFVQTAPSDLFLMRAVAEMITYYGWSDVIALYNDDDNSRNGVTSLGDELEGRRCKISYKAVLPLDVVIESPREIVDELVKIQGMESRVIIVNTFPKTGRMIFKEAKRLGMMGRGYVWIATTWMTSLLDSANPLSLPKVAKSLTGVLTLRIHTPESRKKRDFAARWKKLSNGTVGLNVYGLYAYDTVWIIARAVKSLLDSGANISFSSDSRLNHLKGGTLNLAALSMFDQGQQFLDYIVETKMSGVTGRVQFLPDRSMIQPAYDIINVVGDGLRQIGYWSNHSGLSVIPPELLFSKPSNRSSSNQHLKNVTWPGGGSVTPRGWVFPNNGRRLRIGVPNRASFKDFVSRVNGSNQIDGYSINVFEAAVKLLSYPVPHEFVLFGDGLKNPNYNDLVNNLTKGVFDAVVGDIAIVTKRTRIVDFTQPYIESGLVVVAPVTKLNDTPWAFLRPFTPPMWAVTAAFFLIVGSVIWILEHRINDEFRGPPRRQIVTILWFSFSTMFFSHRENTVSTLGRIVLLIWLFVVLIITSSYTASLTSILTVQQLNSPIKGVDTLIRSSGRVGFQVGSYAENYMIDELNIARSRLVALGSPKEYATALQNGTVAAIVDERPYVDLFLSEFCGFAIRGQEFTRSGWGFAFPRDSPLAVDMSTAILGLSETGKLQKIHDKWLSKSNCSNLNGSQSDDDPEQLKLRSFWGLFLLCGIACFIALFIYFFMIVRDFCNHHKKPEEEEATVPSPEGSRSKTLQTFLAYFDEKEAESNRRLKRKRNDDLSLKSS, via the exons ATGTTTTGGGTTTTGGCTCTGTTGAGCAGCTTCATTGTTCTTAGTGGTGATGGACTACTTTCAGAGGGAGCTTCTTCAAGGCCACACGATATTAACGTTGGAGCAATCTTCAGTCTAAGCACTTTATACGGTCAAGTCGCAGATATCGCCATGAAAGCTGCAGAGGATGACGTAAACTCCGATCCCACCTTCCTTAATGGATCTAAACTGCGTATACTAATGTATGACGCCAAGCGCAACGGCTTCCTCAGCATCATGAAAG CATTGCAATTCATGGAGACTGATTCTGTAGCTATCATCGGTCCACAGACATCAATCATGGCTCACGTACTCTCTTACCTAGGCAACGAGCTCCACGTCCCCATGTGCTCATTCACAGCGTTAGACCCAAGTCTCTCCCCTCTCCAGTTCCCTTTCTTCGTCCAGACAGCCCCCAGCGACCTCTTCCTGATGCGGGCCGTCGCGGAGATGATCACCTACTACGGCTGGTCTGATGTCATTGCGTTGTACAACGACGACGACAACAGCAGGAACGGTGTAACATCCTTAGGAGACGAGCTCGAAGGGAGACGATGCAAGATCTCTTACAAGGCCGTGCTTCCTCTTGACGTGGTTATCGAGAGTCCACGCGAGATCGTCGATGAGCTGGTTAAGATTCAGGGGATGGAGTCACGCGTGATTATTGTCAACACGTTTCCTAAAACTGGTAGGATGATTTTTAAGGAGGCCAAGAGGCTTGGGATGATGGGGAGAGGGTATGTGTGGATAGCTACCACTTGGATGACTTCTCTGTTGGATTCGGCTAACCCTCTGTCTCTTCCCAAGGTGGCTAAGTCTCTTACGGGAGTGCTGACGCTTCGCATCCACACTCCTGAGTCGAGAAAGAAGAGAGACTTCGCGGCGAGGTGGAAGAAGCTGAGCAATGGGACTGTTGGGTTAAATGTTTATGGACTCTATGCGTATGACACGGTGTGGATCATCGCTAGAGCTGTCAAGAGTCTTCTTGACAGCGGAGCGAACATCTCCTTCTCTAGCGACTCGAGGCTAAACCACTTGAAGGGAGGGACGCTGAATCTAGCTGCGTTGAGCATGTTTGATCAAGGACAACAGTTTCTTGATTATATAGTGGAGACGAAGATGTCGGGTGTTACAGGTCGGGTACAGTTTCTCCCCGACAGATCGATGATTCAGCCTGCGTACGACATTATAAACGTGGTCGGCGACGGGCTGAGGCAGATAGGGTACTGGTCGAACCACTCTGGGCTCTCTGTTATACCTCCCGAGCTGCTGTTCAGCAAGCCTTCGAACCGTTCGAGCTCAAACCAGCATCTGAAGAATGTGACCTGGCCTGGTGGAGGTTCTGTTACGCCGCGTGGATGGGTGTTTCCTAACAACGGGAGGAGGCTGCGCATCGGTGTGCCTAATAGAGCGAGCTTTAAGGACTTTGTGTCTAGGGTCAACGGAAGCAACCAGATAGATGGGTACTCCATTAATGTCTTTGAAGCTGCGGTAAAACTGCTTTCTTATCCGGTTCCTCATGAGTTTGTCCTTTTTGGAGACGGTCTCAAGAACCCAAACTACAATGATCTTGTCAACAATCTCACTAAAGGG GTGTTTGATGCTGTGGTGGGAGACATAGCGATTGTTACAAAGAGAACAAGGATTGTGGATTTCACTCAGCCATACATAGAATCAGGGCTTGTGGTGGTTGCTCCTGTTACAAAGCTAAATGATACTCCTTGGGCGTTCTTACGCCCTTTTACTCCTCCAATGTGGGCTGTTACAGCAGCTTTTTTCCTCATCGTTGGATCAGTGATATGGATTCTTGAACATAGAATCAACGATGAGTTTCGTGGACCTCCAAGGAGACAAATTGTTACTATACTCTG GTTCAGCTTCTCAACGATGTTTTTCTCCCACA GAGAGAATACAGTGAGCACACTAGGCCGTATCGTGTTGCTCATCTGGCTTTTTGTGGTTCTGATCATCACCTCAAGCTACACAGCTAGTCTCACATCCATTCTCACAGTTCAACAGCTCAACTCACCGATCAAAGGGGTAGACACACTCATAAGAAGCAGCGGACGCGTTGGGTTTCAGGTAGGTTCTTATGCCGAAAACTACATGATTGATGAGCTAAACATCGCCAGATCAAGACTAGTGGCACTAGGCTCTCCAAAAGAATACGCTACAGCTCTTCAGAACGGGACTGTCGCTGCGATAGTGGATGAACGCCCTTACGTTGACCTCTTCCTCTCAGAGTTCTGTGGGTTTGCCATTAGAGGCCAAGAGTTCACAAGAAGCGGCTGGGGGTTT GCATTCCCAAGAGACTCTCCGTTAGCAGTTGACATGTCAACGGCCATCTTAGGTCTATCGGAAACAGGGAAGCTTCAGAAGATACATGACAAGTGGCTTTCAAAGTCCAACTGCAGTAACCTGAACGGTTCGCAGTCAGATGATGATCCAGAACAGCTTAAGCTCCGTAGCTTCTGGGGACTATTCCTCCTGTGTGGGATTGCTTGTTTCATCGCCCTCTTTATCTACTTCTTCATGATAGTCCGTGACTTTTGTAACCACCACAAGAAGCCTGAGGAAGAAGAAGCTACAGTTCCTTCACCAGAAGGGTCACGTTCTAAAACACTGCAGACTTTTCTAGCTTATTTCGATGAAAAGGAAGCCGAGTCCAACAGAAGGTTGAAACGTAAACGGAACGATGATCTTTCATTAAAGTCTTCTTGA
- the LOC106328927 gene encoding ubiquitin domain-containing protein DSK2a-like, translating to MRLRAKNPEFLRMLSSPETMQQMMSLQQSLLSGNRSTTTVPPEELYATQLLQLEEMGFFDRAENIRALRATNGNVNAAVERLLGSIGQ from the exons ATGAGGTTGAGGGCTAAG AATCCGGAGTTCCTTCGTATGCTTAGCTCCCCAGAGACAATGCAG CAAATGATGAGTCTGCAGCAATCACTTTTATCTGGAAATAGGAGTACTACCACAG TACCTCCTGAGGAGCTATACGCCACACAATTGCTACAGCTAGAGGAAATGGGATTCTTTGACAGAGCAGAGAACATTAGGGCGTTGCGTGCAACCAACGGCAACGTTAACGCTGCTGTAGAAAGACTCTTGGGGAGTATCGGCCAGTGA
- the LOC106302040 gene encoding zinc finger protein ZAT3-like yields MIHNHLPPTSNAIIPIFPNPNLQLALSPSYHESPRKKRTRTVASTSSPSPKKTKYTKPDPNTPKITRPCTECGKTFWSWKALFGHMRCHPERQWRGINPPPNHRGPTRTLSSSKHLNQRFSLMSEEDYEVASYLLMLSEAKPLSPSSSGERFECGGCKKVFGSHQALGGHRANHKNVKGCFAITNVTGDDPVTVTSNQDHHQGKTVTFSERHKCSNICYRVYSNGQALRGHMRYHCWERERETVLVGALDLNVPVTTHDLSSSDTSGCSLDLRLGL; encoded by the coding sequence ATGATTCACAATCACCTTCCTCCTACTTCCAACGCAATCATCCCTATCTTCCCTAATCCAAATCTCCAACTTGCTTTATCTCCAAGTTACCATGAAAGCCCTAGAAAGAAACGCACCAGAACCGTTGCATCAACCTCTAGTCCTTCACCAAAAAAAACAAAATACACTAAGCCAGACCCAAACACTCCCAAAATCACACGTCCGTGTACCGAATGTGGCAAAACGTTTTGGTCATGGAAAGCTCTCTTTGGTCACATGAGATGTCACCCTGAGCGTCAATGGCGTGGCATCAACCCTCCTCCTAACCACCGTGGCCCCACCCGAACTTTATCATCGTCAAAACATCTAAACCAGAGATTCTCACTTATGTCCGAGGAAGATTATGAAGTCGCTTCGTATCTCCTAATGCTGTCTGAAGCCAAGCCGTTATCTCCAAGTAGTAGTGGTGAGCGGTTCGAGTGTGGAGGATGCAAGAAAGTGTTTGGATCGCATCAGGCTTTGGGAGGACACAGAGCGAATCACAAGAACGTTAAAGGATGTTTCGCGATCACAAACGTAACCGGTGATGATCCAGTAACCGTAACTAGTAACCAAGATCATCATCAGGGGAAGACGGTTACGTTTTCGGAGCGTCATAAGTGTAGTAATATATGTTATCGAGTGTACTCTAATGGTCAGGCTTTAAGAGGTCACATGAGGTACCACTGCTGGGAGAGGGAAAGGGAGACAGTGCTCGTTGGTGCGTTGGATCTGAATGTTCCTGTAACAACACATGATCTCTCTTCTTCGGACACATCAGGATGTTCATTAGATCTTAGGTTAGGACTTTAA